The DNA window TTTCTCTTTATCTGCACCTTCCGTTTTGTGAGACATTATGTACTTTTTGCGGCTGCAATACTTCGATTACTAAAAATCATACCGTAGAAGAACCGTATGTTGCCAATATTCTAAAAGAATTTCAAATGTACATTGATAGAGTTCCCGAACTTACCAAACGTCCGTTGAAAGAACTTCACTTAGGTGGGGGAAGTCCAACATACCTTTCCAGTGAAAACTTAAAAGCTATGTTAACCCCTATACTTTCTAAAATGAACATACAAAAAAATCCTAGTTTTGCAATAGAAGTAGACCCGAGACGCACACGAAAAGAACAACTAGAAACGTTACGCGCCTTAGGATTCAATAGAATCAGCCTAGGTGTGCAGGACTTCGACCCGGAAGTGCAAAGGCTTATCAATAGAATCCAACCTTTTGAAAAAACAGAATATATAACGAATACCGCTCGTGAGCTTGGGTATAACTCTGTTAATTTTGATTTAATTTATGGGTTGCCAAAACAATCCAGTGAATCAATGGCAGATACCATCAATCAAACGCTGACATTAAAACCAGATAGGATTGCATTTTATAGTTATGCCCATGTCCCTTGGATTAAAGCTTCCCAACGCCTTTTTACAGAAGATGATTTACCGAAAGGTAACGACAAACGCGCGTTATACGAAGAATCTAGAATCAAATTTGAAAAAGCTGGGTATAAAGAAATAGGAATGGACCATTTTGCATTAGCCACTGATAATTTATGGGCTGCTTACAAGTCAGGAACCCTTCATAGAAATTTCATGGGATACACAGAATACAAAACAGATATTCAACTTGGACTTGGAGTTTCTGCTATTTCAGATAGTTGGGCATGTTTTCACCAAAACGAAAAAATTCTCAAAAAATACCAACGCAGATTAGACGCGGGAGAACTCCCTACTCTTCGAGGCCACAAACTCACCGATGAAGATTTACAACAAAGAAAATTAATTTTACAACTCGCAACCCAATGGAAAGTAG is part of the Leptospiraceae bacterium genome and encodes:
- the hemN gene encoding oxygen-independent coproporphyrinogen III oxidase translates to MDRSQLIVKYDIPAPRYTSYPTVPYWSEDPNTEEWLDAIRKSLEPEDAAISLYLHLPFCETLCTFCGCNTSITKNHTVEEPYVANILKEFQMYIDRVPELTKRPLKELHLGGGSPTYLSSENLKAMLTPILSKMNIQKNPSFAIEVDPRRTRKEQLETLRALGFNRISLGVQDFDPEVQRLINRIQPFEKTEYITNTARELGYNSVNFDLIYGLPKQSSESMADTINQTLTLKPDRIAFYSYAHVPWIKASQRLFTEDDLPKGNDKRALYEESRIKFEKAGYKEIGMDHFALATDNLWAAYKSGTLHRNFMGYTEYKTDIQLGLGVSAISDSWACFHQNEKILKKYQRRLDAGELPTLRGHKLTDEDLQQRKLILQLATQWKVELPENIVSSTKEYLHTMEEDGLITWDNNELSILEAGKPFLRNICMGLDLRLRTKSPETRVFSQAI